The window CCAAGAACAACTGAAAGACCCTTAATAGTTTTTGGCTGATTCGATTTACTTGGATGGATCAACCAACTCTGGACAACTATAAATAACTTCCCTAAACAAATCTGAAGCCAATAGATTCACTTTCTAGCTtcaaatcaaaaaaatttataaatacttcATTAAAGCTATAATttaacaatcctaaaaatatttctaaggtaagaagacttagactcgagaagtggctttgagaagatgtcagccacttcAGGCTGCTGAttgtcatatgctatgtccgAGTAGCCGGCTGTCCAGATGTCGTTTGGCTCTTCCAAGCTGCTTTCCTATTTTACTTGCATTTAAAGACAATAAATCTGGTTCCCAattttctttgggtccatggcttattagtcccttgggaatccatactttgattatttttatggatttcccatgttgcgttgtgatcggtgcgtatgatttaggcttagtaGACGTCTTCCTACTAACAGCTGAACTGTTAatcttagaggatggttttggtctaaaactccttgacttcctgTCAAGTTTTAATATGCCAGACTTGCTGGTTGCTTCCATCTTAAGTTTCATCCAGTTAACAGTTGGCGAAACATAAGTAATCTCATTCTTTAAGGTTAGCTCatcacagcttggatcagtttCATTCTCAGTTaagctccctttgacaaagtttatagacttaaacttgtcagtttctgggtttaacttttcacaagacttgtctgagtcattgccatcgaatcctaaaccggatttgcatctgACAGTCATCAGCATACTTATCTGTTGTCTGACTGCATCTCCAGACTTCGTCCAGGAAccgaccacatatgtcaaacgttggttttcaaaaaacagagtttgaacatttccttgagcttttcattctcatatgagagctcagccattttgtttttaaaaacttcagaatcattgtttcgagatgaagaagagctgtcagatttatttttcaaatttagttcatcaaaagagtttgacagtttcttgtactcaatgaccatgtcattgagtgcagtaattaaCTCATCTCTTGAGAATTTTTCAAAGGAGAAATCAAACACCTCagagtcaacttcttcttttgccatgaaacaagtgacctcttcatcatcactaacgttggatgatgaatcatctgagtcgctgtcggcccacttggctttgtttttagcttttatgagagtcttcagctctttcttgttatttttctcatctttctttttctcatcaagCTTCAGCTTGCTGTTTCCTTCCTTGAAGTGTCTCTTCTTCATAAATTTGCagattttcttcatgaaaagagCCATGGCATCGCTGCTAATCTACATAGCAGCAGCCTTCACAACAGTGGCAGTAGATGGCTCCTCAGCAGTCATCAATGCCTTtgttatgatggtggatgtggggtgcttctcttcatttctatagttcaactcgaactcatatgcctttagATCGGCTAACAAATCATAgagctccatcttgttgaggtaTTTAGATTCCCTCACCGCCatcgtcttgatatcccactctctaggcaaagcacgcatgaccttgatcgCAACCTCTTTGTTGCTTTAAGTCTTGCCCAGAGTGGATAGAGAAGTGATAACCTTACTGAATCTCTCAtcgaactcagtcatcgtctctccaggatGCATCTTAAAGTTATCGAACTGTTTagtggcaaccatgagtctgttttcttttgtttgctcgttgccctcacacagtttaGTTAGCTTCTCCTAAATATCTTTGGCAGTGGGACATGTGATGATCTTGTGTACCATGTTGTCATCCAAtgtcttgtagaggatgtcttttgctatgttgtcgaggttgttctttcttttatcttcactAGTCTACTCAGATCtagccttctcaatctttatcggaccgttggtgatgacaaaccacatgtcatcatctatggcatCTAGATGAGCGTGGAATCTCGCCTTCCACACGACATAGTTTTCCTCTAAGAACATGGAAACATTGTTGATGACagccatagacatgattcaaaTTCCTTAGAAGTtagagaatagaaaacgaggcactgataccaattgataggatcggcggcaccaatagagacgggagtCTTGCTATTGATGACTACTTCggataaacggtttgatagaaatcatgttagggattaatatatctttctattcttcgtaaatccttcgaactcttgaaacagattcaagtgcggaaatgttcgtcggatttgaagctttaaaccaatgaaagatgaatgacagaaagtaaagaacacaagaagttgtttatggatgttcggagaaaactctcctacgtcacctcttcttccaaccaccggaaggattcaatatacttttttgaatcaaatacagttcactaatctagctaactctttgttgaacaaaacaatcattgttcaacttacaacactgaagttttctcacagaaaaaacattatgtaatacaatgtattcacagctagatgataagtgagatgtttgatttcaggaactttcttttaaaaatatgaatgaagCAACTCCCTCTCTTGTATTTTTCGTCCAGCAATTTGTCCGTTGTCTTAGGcagcaatttattcttgaaaagcttcaacggtcaaatccttcttttggacacatgtcatctttccgttggatgtactatccatgaggtactaGGTAGTATAGCagaaaaagattcttgagatcATGGTAGTACAATGTAGTACAagcaatttgaattatggcataCGTTACGGTTATTCATATGTTGAGCTCTGTTGTCAGCTGCTTGGAAGACTCTGTTGCCAGCTGCCAGCTGTCTGGAAGAGCATCTGCCTTCAGATGTCCATCTAAACATCTTAGCCGTCCATCTGATCAACTGATCATCTTGGTCGTCCATCTGCTTAGATGCCCCCATCTAACAGTCTATAAGACGCCTCATCTCGGCCGTTCATCTAATTAGACGCAATCTGCATTAGACGCCCCATCTAACATTAGGCCCCACGTCTAACCACACGTTAGACTCCCATGTCTAACCACATGTTTAACCACACGTTAGAccccacgtctaactccactgcttagactgcacatctaactccactagttagactgcacgtctaactccactagttagactgcaggtgtacttaccactacaccacagactatgttgatatctaaatatatatttatatatttgatatgactaacaattattgaacttagttttatctatttattatcaaaaaccatttcatcaatcatcaaatcaaaattgttaagttattttaaatcaattaaaaatcttaacccaacatagtttttcaaataacaaagAGTAAATGGTATTTCTCCCCTCAACATTTTCCCATTTTGATTTTATCCCTATAACTCAACCTCGTCAGATTTGACCCTTGAACCGGCATCAAAATCTCGAGGGACAAAATTTAACAAGGATGGGTTTGAGAGGCAAAATTAGAACAAAGTTTCCATAGAAAAATATGATTATCTCAATAACAAAATACTAGTAGAATCATACCTCTAGACAATCTTTGCAAATAATGCATAACAAATAACCAACTTTAAATGAGTCAATATCggatcaataatttataaataatttaattattaaaataataataatgtgaatgagaaataaaaaatatcaacctATCTCTTAATATTTAccttatcaaattatttaaattattaatcaaaaaattaaattaaaaattattaatattttagaaccaataaattactttttcatcGGTCAATTTTATGGATAATTTGTTTGTTGTTGGATTggaaattgaattaaaaaattgtgtCAGAAGACTCTTTatcatttgagttattttaatatctattaaaattaaaaaattaaaaaaaatataaaagacattAATATATTTAGCTCATGATTTCcgatataaaatgatttttttcccCCTGAAACTTAAGAAAGTAAAATGAGCTTCTATATTCTcttgcattttttattttatttttattttttgtcaaAAGAAGTCATGcatatcaaacaaggcctataCACATCTCTTTCCTTCCACCAATTGAGTTGGTAGGTATGACTTATAAGTGTAATGACgttcaattttcaaattaatatatatatatatatatatatatatatatatatatatatatatatatatatatatatatttaagtaatatttttttcttataaacaaattttaaaaaagattcaatataaagaaaatcaaatttgaaCATTTATTATCATAACCAAAATTtcatgatatataatttttaaaattagaggTTATTACAATATTATTCAGTTAAATAagagtatttaaaatatttttagtataaataaattttaagtaaatttttacCTAGTTAAcctaataaattaaatctatATGAATATGAGTAAAGACCCGTCTCAAAAATgaatatagaaagaaaaaaatcctTACAGTATCAATATGCCATAACccctaatttcttaaatttatttaatttaattcattattttcttttataattcataaaatagtGGGACAAAACTTACGTTTATTCATTCGTTTATTAAtgaatttcatgtttttttttttgtaagtatactcattttttttttaataataaacaaatgtttattagtctcttaaaaaaaaagtgaaggaATCATATgatgttaattaatattaatattgtgatttgtatattttgatttgtttttttcttattttaatttttttaatttaaattctttacagttttattaacaaaatatatttttaaaaatttaataatattttgattcaaatgagttttataaattcataaaaagaAAAGTTTATTAGATTCCATAAAGTAGATTACTATATTTgggaaaaaatgttaaaaaaattattctaatatataatatttaattaacttttactTTTTGAGTACTTTAATTGCCAGTACACTTTAATTAACCAAACCAaatattactatattttttatttttttttgtcttaagactatttataaatattataaaatatttttaactaataattaaaaatatagttcaatcaaaacaccatttaagcatatatatatatatatatatatatatataaacctaaCTTAATTGTTCCTAAATGAAACCCTAAGTAAGCAAACTTAATTAGGTATATATAGATAGACCTTCGACGTCGATTCGTTGGTCGAGATATTCGGCGGactttcaaaaatatttgaaaaacgaagaagaagaaaggaagattAAAGAAGAGTTTTTGTGCCGCCGGGCCGGCGAGAGTAGATGATGAGAGAGATGCCATgtaagttataaatatatacattctctttaatttgaaataaatgacGAGTGGCATGtgatttgaaaaagaaaaagaatatatgacacgtatgataaaataaatggaGTAAACGCGGTTTAATAAAAAGCCCCAAATGGTCCAAAGTTTCATAGTTGGAGCTCTTATATGCCACAAATCAAAATTCGAGCACCATATCATAAAAACGTCCAAAGTTCGAGCCTCATATCATAATTTATGATGGGCCATAATTTTTGTAGTTGTAGTTAGAAAGGAACGACCTTCTACGGCTAGGGCACAAGCAAGGGTTCAAGCTGTTGTAGCGGCAGATGCAgctgaaagaaagaaagaagaaagctGCGAAGAAGAACGATTTCGTGGGAGAGAAGAAGAATCGTCACCTCCACCTCAGACACCTCAATGCAAGATAATTACGCCTCTCCTCGCTGAGCCTCCGCCGTCGCAGCAGGCGCGGTGGGATCTTCGGTCTATGTGGGAACTTGCttcaattcataattttatgaATGTGAGCTTGTTAAAGTTTTGTTTTTGCTAAACTGGTTCATGTATTTTTCAGGTTTTTAGGGACAAACACAACctgaatcattattttttttttttatgtcagtTTAGTGTCTCTCTTTATGCCAATACCATTCACAAGTTTAACAATTTACCTTCAAATAGTTGTTGACCTTTTTGCATTTGTATATGTTGCAAatgtttcattatatatttatattttggatGTCTTTTTACTGaaataacttcttttttttttcacaacCTACATCAAACTGGCTAATGAGAAAATAACCACATGGTTATTCATataaccctagatcaaacaaggccctcGACTTGCAACGTAAAAGAAgcagttttccctccaaatcaGAACATAGGTTCACCAATAGAAaggttttgaattattaaattataaagtcacatAAGCTAAAGAAAACTTTTACAGTTGATCTCAAACAACAACCAACATGTAACTTTTAATCTTCAGAGAACTTTCTACTCAGGGGATCTTCTTAATTACATGGTCCTTCTAGTAAGTATTAAGTCTAATATAAAGAGAAGGAATATGAAAGAGATTCAACAATACCGAATGTGAAGACACCACACATAAGTTTGCCATCCTAACCACTGGTTTCTGGGGATTGTTATCCAAAATGCATAGACTTGAGAGTTTATGCTCAAGGTCTGGCGACGACGTGGATTTCACCATTTCAATAAACTGCAAAAGGAACAtgttatttaataagaaaaaagaaCGAATAATTGGTGCATTCAAAATTGATGCATGGAAAAATGAGGTGCACCCGTTTGTCAATTTCTTGAATGATCTCCATGTGTCGAGGAAGAAGTTTCCACATCACAGCTTGTGACCATTTCTCCAAAGCTTCAGGAAGGACAGTGTGATTTGTGTACGCGATTGTGCTGGTACAACAATTCTCTTATTAAAAAGGGTAGTGATAATGGAATGTACGCGATTGTTGAcctttttcaaaacaaaaatgatCTAAATTGTTTTCTAGATgacataacaaatgtagatttttctggatcatgataaaaaataatcatgCTAACAAATATGTTCATAGTATGGAAGGGGAATATCAAATCACCTGAGTGGGGTCGAGATATGTCTCTCTGTTAATCGGAAGCCACTTAGGGAACTGATCCAAAATCCAGGATATTGCAAACCAGATCTCACAAATCACAGATACCAACCAAAGTGCATACGCATTACGCACAGGATTGGTTATCCGATAATGCAAGAAAATAATCAGAATAACCAGACGTAGAACAATAACCATCCTATACGGATTTATCCTGGATGAAGGAACTGAAACCTTCCTCGAAAGAGGCTGCCTAGCTTCATCattcctataaaaaaaaaaaaaaaaagggacAAGGAGCATTAGAACCTGTAGCCACTCCATCATCATTGAAAAATGGAAATGTATATAATAAGCCAAACTTAAAGTTGTAAAGCTTTCAAAATGAAACTAATCAATGAAAGCTGAGACGATTCTGAATAAGAATGAGGCTATGTTTGGAGAAATCATAGAATTGTTTTTGAAGTAGGAAggatgaaattgaaatttaaaaagttatctACATTCAgttccatattttattattactcatcaaacaaacaaaggaTTTGGAATTCGACCCCAATTCCAATTCTGCCCAAACTAAACACAGCCTAAGAGACATGGAATACAACTAAATGAAATAAAGCTAGATCAACACTACAGATCTGTGATATGAATTTTAACTTACAGAAGAGAGTCATCCACAAGCACATCAGTGGTAGCATCAATATCTCCAACACCCCTCTCTGAAGCCGCGTGACTGGTTGTAGTTTGAACAACTGTACTTTTATCTTGCTTCATCTTCCACCCTTCAACCCTCTCTTTCCAAGCCACATTGCCCAATCCAGAGGCACCGAATTCCCTAACAGGATCGACAACCCTAATATTTGCTGCAAAGTTAACTGTATTTCAGAATTTTGAATTGAAGTTCAGAAGTCAAACTTAAGATACAAAATCACAAGAAAGCTATGCAGTAGAAGTGAGTGATTGTATACAGTTTCCTCCAGCAGGTCCAGGAGATGCCATGGACATTTGTTCAGGTGATGCAGCAGATAATTCTCCAGATACCTTCAATAAAGAATAACTTTAGTAAGGATACAACCAATTCAACAAGCCAAAGTCATATAACATATAACGTAAATGACTTGATTTATGTGGTCCACCTCATGTCCACTAGTTAGTAAAGGAATGTGATTGTGGGAGACTTCTTTGTCATAATTTGGAGGCGCAACATCTTCACCTCGTCCATAAGATGTGTGCCAGCTCAACATACGTTCTGCAACTTTCTGCTTCTCATACTGATTTTCCGTATGGTTAAAATCTCGAGTGGCAGCATTCAAATCAACCTCCTCTTCTCCATCACCATGAATAGTTGGGCTTCCTGTTAACCAATGCaagaattaatatgaaatgttgTTGTTGAACATGCTTAAATACAAACTTGATAGACTAGATATCACTTTTGGTGTACAATTTTTTCATGTTATCATCATCCTGAAAAATCTAccaaaaatcacaaagatctatAAATTTACACCATGAATTAGATTTATGATCTAGAAATCACTTTGACAATTGGCAATTTCAGTCATTCTATGTCAATATTCCTTCTAAAGGGTGATTACTAACACTATGTCATCACAAACACAATCATTCAGCTAAATACCTAATAGTCATGAATGATAAAATGATATGAATCTAGAAACCTTTATGCCTCTTGTAATGAGTCTTGCACTGAGGGCATGACTGATTCCCATCTTTCCTCTCATACTCATAACATGGTCTGCAAACAGGAAACGCACAAACATCGCAAGCAATAAATGGTTCACCATCCACAGCTGTGCCGACATTATCACTACAGATCTGGCAGATCTGACCACCCAAATTCTTCAATTGCTTCTTACTCTGGACAAGAAAAAAGTTAAGTCAGTCAACCCAATCAATCAAAACCCAGTTCACAGTATATAAATGTTTAGATCTTTACCCCAGTTTCTCCTTCCGACTCCATTGTTACTCATAAAAACGGAGTATAAGTCTCTTCAACTTCAATTACAAAGTTACCCTACTAACATTTCAAAAGTTCCACGACCTGAAACAACGATTCATTAAGGATTACAGAGATTTATGAGGGAAAAAACTGAGCTTTgttcaaatatgttttttaactTGGATTACAGAGATTTGTCATATTGATCTGACTTTTGTCTTAGTGAATTTGTCTTATTGACTATGACCAATGATGATTTGTCTTATCCTTGTTGCACATTACTTTTTGTTGCATATATAATGTTTGGTGAAACCCcgtgtttgatatatatatatatattattggtgacattataaatataagataaaaactTGAATGTCACgtttaagtattataattaagattatttaaattatttaattaagattattagacaattataaacatattaattcaagtttataattttatattattgtaatattattttaaaaatataagaggTGCAGGGACCTCTTGAAACTTGACGagggaaaaggaaaaaaaacaaataaatcgtCGTCCGGCGGCTCTCTTCCCTGCTCCGGCGAATTTCGGCGATCCCTGCACCTGCAAGATGCGGAGCGTTCGCTTCGTCAAAGCTCCGGTTCTCCTCCGTCGAGAACTCGCCTAAACGATTAGCACAGATCCAAGCGAATACTGCAATCGACAAGATGAAGAACTCGCCTAAACGAAATCCCTTCTCTgtgtttctttttatttttatttcagcAGATCAACATTCCACAGTCTCAACTACTAGGACAAAGGAGTTCCTAATCTTACTGATGCATTCATTGAATTGATTGATGGATTGATAGCATATAAGTAGAAAATCGAAAATCGAAACAGTACCCTAAATCACTGTATTATTGAACAAACAAGAAATGAGGAATTCAAAAAACCCTATAGTGGAAatcattgtatttatttttatttatatgcaAACGAAAAAAGTGACCGGCCGGCGTCCGGGGGAGCTCGCCTAACTAGAGTGGAGTAGAAGATCAAGGCGAATAAGAAGAGAAGAAGCCCCCGACCACCGACTTACAGATTTAGtccttcttcttcaacaacgccttcatcaatcgccggAGTTCTCCTTTTGCTGTTTTTACTTTTACCCTTCTGATTCCGGAGGACTCGTTTGAAAATCTTGACGTCGGATGTTACCCAAACTCATCATTTCTCTCAATTCTTCTACAGATTTCCTTAATCCATTGAAGATATCAATCTTCCTAATCAAATGCGCATCCAAGAGACCGTGTTCTTCCAACTCTTTGACATCCTCTTCTAAATCGCGGTCAAGACCAGACAAAAAATGCTTCACCATTTCCTCTCGAAACAACAGAATCTGAAATGAGACACCTCTGAAAGACTCTCTgtttaatagtttaatattatgtttgtttcAAACACCTCTCCTCCCCCGCCAAAACCCACTCCGCCATCcgctttttctttttattttctttttctttttttatatttacaccAAATGTTTTCatatagttattaaaataaaaataaaaacatgttaggtttgattaaaaattttagGTTAATAACCggtttgataataaaatataaattaaaaaaataaaaataaaataataagtactataaataaaataaaaaactatgtTGAAAAACATTTTGTATAAAGTAatactataaataattattttacatttaattaagttttaaatattctatgctcattttatatttatttttatttttatttgaatttatattataacatttaaaatcatttcaattatataaacCGATAATTTGGGCTGAAAAGAAAATAGGTATATATTCCTCGTACACGTGGTATATAGAtcgtatatataaaattataaaaaaaaaaaattaaaaataaaataatatatatatatatatatatatatatatatatatatatatatattatataaacaactAAATTGGCAAACCCACATATATACTGGTCCTTGAATTCCATCTAAACCTCCCAAGTTACTCTGTTATGAGTGTGAAACAAATAGATTAGCAAACAGATTTGTCAGATTTTTAGGAGATTATTGAAGGGATCCCCATGTTCTTCATTCCGGGCTCTTCAGCCTCTTCCATGCTCATTTGGAACATGGGGACTTTTTGTATCATTTTATTCAGATTGATTATGATCCGgaaaaataatctaattatgaaaaatgaatatctataccaaatgaagcaaaaaatatattatactataaaatttGAATCAATATCTAGAAATGATTTTAACCTAATAAAGCAACAAAAAATCACCCTATAATATCACGATCTAAAAAATAACCTAATCATGAtccaaaaacaaatttgatCATGATAGAGAAAAATcacaaacaacaaaaaaatcaatttcaactaTAAATTTGGCGGATTTTCagagattgtgacaaaatactacTAGCACAGCAGATATTGAATACCCCATAAAagaatattgtgataatatcttacatatattatCTTACCATCTAACATTTTCCTCAAATTCAAGATGGAAAACGCTTGAGATAGTGAAATATTgatgttgtgttcttcaaaCTACATAAACTCGTGATGAGTCACTAGGTTACTGGGTTCAACCGGTGGGTCAACTGGTTTAAACAATgagtttcatataataataaacaatacaaaaatacaaaGATCTATCAAATTGGTTAATACATAATAGTCAAAGTAAAAGTAgagattaaaattcaaaatattgtttcaCAATTAGAATTTGTTTATTGTCTCTATTAAGGACAacacaaataaaacaaacacaAACTcttaagtaattaaaataaatatcaccTACTCATTATTTGTAAAACACTCGCACCATTCATCAAAATCTGTCCCACCAAAATTATCACCAACATCAACATCAGTAGTCACTTCATTGTCTTCGATAGGGACATTAATATTgttctcttcatcttctttttcgGTATCTAGTTCATCCAAGTTTACAATCTCAAATTTTGCATCTACAAAAAGATAACCTAGAAACCTAATAATCATTATATGAAGTATTAACctcaaaattaatatcaaactaCTGTCATCAATTATATGAAGTATGAACCTCAAAATAAGCcaattttgacaaaaaaaaaattatgacaataacttaaaagaagttaaaataaaagGGACTTAACTAGAGTATGCGATGGACAAAGCTTCAAATTAAACTATAACCTCCGATTTTTGAATATCTGTGCTTttatctagaaaaaaaaataagttttaagttATGAATTATAATGCCACCTTAAATCGTTTTAATGATAAATCtatcataaaattattagtCTCATTTTTCACCTTAATATCCTAGCTccattcttttcaaatttatcataaaattattagtctcattttga of the Impatiens glandulifera unplaced genomic scaffold, dImpGla2.1, whole genome shotgun sequence genome contains:
- the LOC124917070 gene encoding cellulose synthase A catalytic subunit 3 [UDP-forming]-like; translated protein: MESEGETGSKKQLKNLGGQICQICSDNVGTAVDGEPFIACDVCAFPVCRPCYEYERKDGNQSCPQCKTHYKRHKGSPTIHGDGEEEVDLNAATRDFNHTENQYEKQKVAERMLSWHTSYGRGEDVAPPNYDKEVSHNHIPLLTSGHEVSGELSAASPEQMSMASPGPAGGNSNIRVVDPVREFGASGLGNVAWKERVEGWKMKQDKSTVVQTTTSHAASERGVGDIDATTDVLVDDSLLNDEARQPLSRKVSVPSSRINPYRMVIVLRLVILIIFLHYRITNPVRNAYALWLVSVICEIWFAISWILDQFPKWLPINRETYLDPTQHNRVHKSHCPS